From a region of the Tursiops truncatus isolate mTurTru1 chromosome 2, mTurTru1.mat.Y, whole genome shotgun sequence genome:
- the ARF6 gene encoding ADP-ribosylation factor 6, whose translation MGKVLSKIFGNKEMRILMLGLDAAGKTTILYKLKLGQSVTTIPTVGFNVETVTYKNVKFNVWDVGGQDKIRPLWRHYYTGTQGLIFVVDCADRDRIDEARQELHRIINDREMRDAIILIFANKQDLPDAMKPHEIQEKLGLTRIRDRNWYVQPSCATSGDGLYEGLTWLTSNYKS comes from the coding sequence ATGGGGAAGGTGCTATCTAAGATCTTCGGAAACAAGGAAATGCGGATCCTCATGTTGGGCCTGGACGCAGCCGGCAAGACAACCATCCTGTACAAGTTGAAGCTGGGCCAGTCGGTGACCACCATCCCTACCGTGGGTTTCAACGTGGAGACCGTGACTTACAAAAACGTCAAGTTCAACGTGTGGGATGTGGGCGGCCAGGATAAGATCCGGCCGCTCTGGCGGCATTACTACACCGGGACCCAGGGTCTGATCTTCGTAGTGGACTGCGCCGACCGCGACCGCATCGACGAGGCCCGCCAGGAGCTGCACCGCATTATCAATGACCGGGAGATGAGGGACGCCATAATCCTCATCTTCGCCAACAAGCAGGACCTGCCCGATGCCATGAAACCCCACGAGATCCAGGAGAAACTGGGCCTGACCCGGATTCGGGACAGGAACTGGTATGTGCAGCCCTCCTGTGCCACCTCGGGGGACGGACTCTATGAGGGGCTCACATGGTTAACCTCTAACTACAAATCCTAA